A single Mustela lutreola isolate mMusLut2 chromosome X, mMusLut2.pri, whole genome shotgun sequence DNA region contains:
- the CCNQ gene encoding cyclin-Q isoform X2 — MRTRALSHGISPAGSRRPLTSKRPSPGGLALPTGRPSPKAPLGQQPGATSEWGCPRPRDAAQPVPAAGHRTGGSRGAGGSPPGTRRRFSRAGRAPFGGRSAASQPPPGRVRVCAGAGACAEPRSHSPPPPPPPPPPPPPANPRQGAGRRGGAGWGGAAGRRGWAAGRARREDPRSRWPRAGAPFPSGGGSGAAGRGLMEAVGLDSCGVGCTARGAEGRPAPEARVHFRVTRFIMEAGVKLGMQSIPIATACTIYHKFFCEINLDTYDPYLVAMSSLYLAGKVEEQHLRTRDIINVSNRYFHPGGEPLELDSRFWALRDSIVQCELLMLRVLRFQVSFQHPHKYLLHYLISLKNWLNRYSWQRTPISVTAWALLRDSYHGGLCLRFRAQHIAVAVLHLALQAYGVEVPAEAEAEKPWWQIYTMDTEIP; from the exons ATGCGAACGCGGGCACTGAGCCACGGGATTTCTCCCGCCGGGAGTCGCAGACCGCTCACAAGCAAGCGCCCCTCGCCCGGGGGCCTGGCACTCCCCACCGGCCGTCCCAGTCCTAAAGCACCGCTGGGCCAGCAGCCTGGAGCGACGTCCGAGTGGGGGTGCCCGCGACCTCGCGACGCAGCCCAGCCAGTTCCGGCCGCGGGGCACCGGACCGGCGGCTCTCGGGGGGCGGGCGGAAGCCCCCCAGGGACGCGCCGGCGGTTCTCAAGGGCGGGGCGCGCGCCGTTCGGGGGCAGGTCGGCCGCCAGCCAGCCGCCGCCCGGCCGCGTCCGCGTCTGCGCCGGCGCCGGCGCCTGCGCGGAGCCGCGGAGTCAttcgccgcccccccccccccccccgccgccgccgccgccgcccgccaaCCCCCGGCAGGGAGCTGGGAGGCGGGGCGGCGCGGGctggggcggggcggcggggcggcggggctgGGCGGCTGGCCGCGCCCGCCGCGAGGACCCCCGGAGCCGGTGGCCGCGCGCTGGGGCCCCTTTTCCTTCCGGCGGGGGGTccggggccgcggggcggggcctCATGGAGGCCGTTGGCCTGGACAGTTGCGGAGTGGGGTGCACGGCGCGGGGTGCCGAGGGGCGGCCGGCACCCGAGGCGAGGGTGCACTTCCGAGTGACGAGGTTCATCATGGAGGCAG GAGTCAAGCTAGGGATGCAGTCCATTCCCATCGCCACTGCTTGTACCATTTACCATAAGTTCTTCTGCGAGATCAACCTGGACACCTATGACCCCTACTTGGTCGCCATGTCTTCCCTTTATTTGGCCGGCAAAGTGGAGGAACAGCACCTGCGCACTCGGGACATCATCAATGTGTCCAACAG GTATTTCCACCCGGGCGGCGAGCCGCTGGAGCTGGACTCCCGCTTCTGGGCTCTTCGGGACAGTATAGTGCAGTGCGAGCTCCTCATGCTGAGGGTCCTGCGTTTCCAAGTCTCCTTCCAGCACCCGCACAAG TACCTGCTCCACTACCTGATTTCCCTCAAGAACTGGCTGAACCGTTACAGCTGGCAGCGGACCCCCATTTCCGTGACTGCCTGGGCCCTGCTGCGGGACAGCTACCACGGGGGGCTGTGCCTCCGGTTCCGGGCTCAGCACATAGCCGTGGCAGTGCTCCACCTGGCCCTGCAGGCCTATGGGGTGGAGGTGCCCGCCGAGGCCGAGGCCGAGAAGCCGTGGTGGCAG ATTTATACCATGGACACAGAGATCCCCTAA
- the CCNQ gene encoding cyclin-Q isoform X1, protein MRTRALSHGISPAGSRRPLTSKRPSPGGLALPTGRPSPKAPLGQQPGATSEWGCPRPRDAAQPVPAAGHRTGGSRGAGGSPPGTRRRFSRAGRAPFGGRSAASQPPPGRVRVCAGAGACAEPRSHSPPPPPPPPPPPPPANPRQGAGRRGGAGWGGAAGRRGWAAGRARREDPRSRWPRAGAPFPSGGGSGAAGRGLMEAVGLDSCGVGCTARGAEGRPAPEARVHFRVTRFIMEAGVKLGMQSIPIATACTIYHKFFCEINLDTYDPYLVAMSSLYLAGKVEEQHLRTRDIINVSNRYFHPGGEPLELDSRFWALRDSIVQCELLMLRVLRFQVSFQHPHKYLLHYLISLKNWLNRYSWQRTPISVTAWALLRDSYHGGLCLRFRAQHIAVAVLHLALQAYGVEVPAEAEAEKPWWQVFSDDLTKPIIDNIVSDLIQIYTMDTEIP, encoded by the exons ATGCGAACGCGGGCACTGAGCCACGGGATTTCTCCCGCCGGGAGTCGCAGACCGCTCACAAGCAAGCGCCCCTCGCCCGGGGGCCTGGCACTCCCCACCGGCCGTCCCAGTCCTAAAGCACCGCTGGGCCAGCAGCCTGGAGCGACGTCCGAGTGGGGGTGCCCGCGACCTCGCGACGCAGCCCAGCCAGTTCCGGCCGCGGGGCACCGGACCGGCGGCTCTCGGGGGGCGGGCGGAAGCCCCCCAGGGACGCGCCGGCGGTTCTCAAGGGCGGGGCGCGCGCCGTTCGGGGGCAGGTCGGCCGCCAGCCAGCCGCCGCCCGGCCGCGTCCGCGTCTGCGCCGGCGCCGGCGCCTGCGCGGAGCCGCGGAGTCAttcgccgcccccccccccccccccgccgccgccgccgccgcccgccaaCCCCCGGCAGGGAGCTGGGAGGCGGGGCGGCGCGGGctggggcggggcggcggggcggcggggctgGGCGGCTGGCCGCGCCCGCCGCGAGGACCCCCGGAGCCGGTGGCCGCGCGCTGGGGCCCCTTTTCCTTCCGGCGGGGGGTccggggccgcggggcggggcctCATGGAGGCCGTTGGCCTGGACAGTTGCGGAGTGGGGTGCACGGCGCGGGGTGCCGAGGGGCGGCCGGCACCCGAGGCGAGGGTGCACTTCCGAGTGACGAGGTTCATCATGGAGGCAG GAGTCAAGCTAGGGATGCAGTCCATTCCCATCGCCACTGCTTGTACCATTTACCATAAGTTCTTCTGCGAGATCAACCTGGACACCTATGACCCCTACTTGGTCGCCATGTCTTCCCTTTATTTGGCCGGCAAAGTGGAGGAACAGCACCTGCGCACTCGGGACATCATCAATGTGTCCAACAG GTATTTCCACCCGGGCGGCGAGCCGCTGGAGCTGGACTCCCGCTTCTGGGCTCTTCGGGACAGTATAGTGCAGTGCGAGCTCCTCATGCTGAGGGTCCTGCGTTTCCAAGTCTCCTTCCAGCACCCGCACAAG TACCTGCTCCACTACCTGATTTCCCTCAAGAACTGGCTGAACCGTTACAGCTGGCAGCGGACCCCCATTTCCGTGACTGCCTGGGCCCTGCTGCGGGACAGCTACCACGGGGGGCTGTGCCTCCGGTTCCGGGCTCAGCACATAGCCGTGGCAGTGCTCCACCTGGCCCTGCAGGCCTATGGGGTGGAGGTGCCCGCCGAGGCCGAGGCCGAGAAGCCGTGGTGGCAG GTGTTTAGTGACGACCTTACCAAGCCAATCATTGATAACATTGTGTCTGATCTCATTCAGATTTATACCATGGACACAGAGATCCCCTAA